In Chelmon rostratus isolate fCheRos1 chromosome 4, fCheRos1.pri, whole genome shotgun sequence, a genomic segment contains:
- the LOC121605938 gene encoding piggyBac transposable element-derived protein 4-like encodes MKRSYNLAQALELIWSPVEEEIDEEEPAEEEEEVSEEENITENDEDYAPTDEEESSDEEEPADTENHFQSKNGNVVWSSIPPTDRRRMLGAERERSPRGPTRYAISRADSIKSTFHLFMSEEIEEVVLQMTNKEGRRVYGDKWDEMDKTQLEGYLGLLILAGVYKSSKESTFSLWHAQSGRAIFRATMPLKTFHILSRVIRFDDRDTRPTRRARDKLAAIREVWDKWLCRLPLMYNPGTDVTVDERLVPFRGRCAFKQYMPSKPGKYGIKIWVACDAQTSYAWNMQMYTGKPVDGQPEKNQGQRVVLEVTEGLRGHTITCDNFFTSYALGQELLKRKMAMVGTVRKNRPELPPVLLATREREKFSSQFVFTDTHALVSYCPKKRRNVLLMSTLHRDTAVSSMEDKKPQIVLDYNKNKGGVDNLDKVTSVYSCKRMTARWPLVVFYNMLDVSAYNSFILWREINPTWNQGKCHKRRLFLEELGRELVTPLINRRQVLPRTPASASLVMEVQQGAMTTAAAPPHKAAPPLPSPARKRCRFCVGDKKTSTTCHKCGVYICKRHCIMTIHCHSCK; translated from the exons ATGAAGAGGAGCTACAACTTAGCACAGGCTCTTGAGCTCATTTGGAGCCCTGTCGAGGAGGAGATAGATGAGGAAGaacctgcagaagaagaggaagaagtgtcagaggaagagaacatcactgaaaatgatgaagattATGCTCCAACTGACGAGGAGGAATCATCTGATGAAGAGGAACCTGCTGACACTGAAAATCATTTCCAAtccaaaaatggaaatgtagtCTGGTCCTCCATTCCTCCAACTGACCGAAGGCGTATGTTgggtgcagagagggagagaagtccCAGAGGGCCAACAAGGTATGCTATTTCTCGTGCTGATAGCATAAAGTCtacatttcacttgtttatgTCAGAAGAAATTGAAGAGGTGGTACTACAAATGACGAATAAGGAGGGGCGTCGTGTGTATGGTGACAAGTGGGACGAGATGGACAAAACTCAGCTAGAAGGATATTTGGGTCTTCTTATTCTTGCTGGCGTCTACAAGTCCAGTAAAGAGAGTACGTTTAGCCTATGGCATGCTCAATCTGGGAGGGCAATTTTTCGTGCCACCATGCCACTGAAGACATTTCACATCCTCTCAAGGGTAATTCGTTTTGATGATCGTGACACCAGACCAACACGCCGTGCAAGAGACAAACTTGCTGCCATCCGAGAGGTGTGGGATAAGTGGTTGTGTCGCCTGCCGCTCATGTACAATCCTGGTACTGATGTAACAGTGGATGAGCGCCTGGTCCCATTCAGAGGTCGCTGTGCTTTCAAGCAATACATGCCAAGTAAACCAGGAAAATACGGCATCAAAATCTGGGTAGCCTGCGATGCCCAGACCAGCTACGCCTGGAACATGCAAATGTACACAGGCAAACCTGTGGATGGCCAGCCGGAGAAAAATCAGGGCCAGCGGGTAGTTCTCGAGGTGACGGAGGGTCTTCGGGGACACACCATCACCTGCGATAACTTTTTCACCTCCTATGCCCTTggccaggagctgctgaagaggaagatggcCATGGTGGGAACAGTGAGGAAGAACAGACCAGAGCTTCCCCCTGTACTGCTGGCgacaagagagagggaaaagttcTCTTCCcagtttgtgtttactgacacGCATGCTCTGGTCTCCTACTGCCCCAAAAAGAGAAGGAATGTGCTTCTCATGAGCACTCTGCATCGGGACACTGCAGTTAGCTCCATGGAGGACAAAAAGCCCCAGATCGTCCTTGACTACAACAAGAACAAGGGGGGAGTCGACAACCTCGACAAG GTCACCAGTGTATACAGCTGCAAACGGATGACAGCCCGTTGGCCCCTGGTGGTTTTCTATAATATGCTTGACGTGTCTGCATACAACTCCTTCATCCTGTGGAGAGAGATCAACCCAACCTGGAATCAGGGGAAGTGCCACAAGAGGAGGCTGTTCCTCGAGGAGCTTGGGAGAGAACTTGTGACACCACTCATTAATCGACGCCAGGTACTTCCCCGCACACCAGCCTCTGCCAGCTTGGTAATGGAAGTCCAGCAGGGTGCAatgaccactgcagcagctccccctcacaaagctgctcctcctcttccatcacCCGCAAGGAAGAGGTGCCGATTCTGCGTGGGTGACAAGAAAACGAGCACCACGTGCCACAAGTGCGGTGTATATATTTGCAAAAGACATTGCATCATGACCATACACTGCCATTCGTGCAaatag